In Aeromicrobium wangtongii, the DNA window TTGGTGGGTCAGGACGTCAAGGCACCGCTGTCGCAGTACGGGGCACTGGTGTGGGCCAGCGATCGGGACCAGCAGCGGCAGAAGAGCATCGTGGTCGTCCCGGAGTACCCCAGCGTCATCATCGACGACCAGGAGTCGTACACGACGTCGGAGTACGTGGAGCTGACCGCGCGACTCATCGACGATCTCGAGGACAGGTACGAGGTGAACGACAACGCGATCTACGGCACCGGGCAGTCGATGGGCGCCATGGCGATCCTGTACCTGGCCGCCGAGCATCCCGACCTGTTCGCCGCCGAGCTCCTGGTCTCGGGTCAGTGGGACAAGGAGCAGCTGGGCGGCCTGACCGAGCAGAAGTTCTTCTACATCGCTGCGGGCGGCGACTCGCGGTCCACGGGCGGCCAGAAGGACCTGCAGGAGCTGCTGGACGAGGCCAAGGTCCCCTACGGCACCGCCACCTTCGACGCGACCTGGTCCGAGAGCAGGCTCGACGCCGCGGCGCAGAAGCTGTTGGACGACGGGTACAACGCACACTTCGCGACCTTCAAGACCGGCACGGTGCTCAGCGCCGCCGGACAGGACGCCGGCGGCACCGGCCAGGACGCAGGGGCCGCCGAGCACATGGCGTCCTTCGAGCCGGCCTACAAGATCCCCGCGGTGCGCGACTGGCTGTTCGCGCAGGTCAACGACTGACGGCGCCGAACCCGGCTGCGCCTACTGCTGGGCCGAGACGTTCCACCGTCGGACGACCGGGGTGCCGCGGTCGTCGCCGAGCACCGAGATCGTGGCGGTGTCCAGGTCGAACATCCGTCCGCCGGCGACCTCGAGGCCGAGCCACCGGGCCGCCAGGACGCGCAAGGAGTGCCCGTGGGCGAACACCAATGTGCGGCCGTCGACCGCGCGCGCCCGCTGCACGACCCGGTCGAGGCGCGCGGCGACCTCGGCCGCGGACTCACCACCGGGGCTGTCGTGCGTCCAGACCGACCAGCGGGGCACGCTCTCCTGGATCTCCGGCGTGGTCATGCCCTCGTAGTCGCCGTAGGCCCACTCGGCCAGGTCCTCGTCGGGCTCGGCCGAGGCGAAACCGGCCAGCTCGGCAGTACGCCTGGCTCGCTTCCGGGGGCTCGTGAGCACCTGGGCGAAGTCGACCCGCGACAGCGGGGCGGCCAGGCCCTCGGCCACCGCCTCGCCGTTCGCGGTGAGCTCGAGGTCGGTGACCGACGTGTGCTGGCCGTTCATGCTCCAGGCGGTCTCGCCGTGGCGCACGAGCCACAGCTCGTGCAGCTCGTGCGAGGGCATGGTCATCGCGGCACGAGCGCCCAGTAGTCGAGATCGA includes these proteins:
- a CDS encoding carboxylesterase family protein: MTRTRSSRLVAVVTICTFTVLGLAACDSSSDSDGDTRTSSTPTPTSDGPTAEQGSRTSEDAAELAAQVRSKFKQQVYEDSKTGSSLPYNIFLPDGYDSSNEYPLVLFIADSSLVGQDVKAPLSQYGALVWASDRDQQRQKSIVVVPEYPSVIIDDQESYTTSEYVELTARLIDDLEDRYEVNDNAIYGTGQSMGAMAILYLAAEHPDLFAAELLVSGQWDKEQLGGLTEQKFFYIAAGGDSRSTGGQKDLQELLDEAKVPYGTATFDATWSESRLDAAAQKLLDDGYNAHFATFKTGTVLSAAGQDAGGTGQDAGAAEHMASFEPAYKIPAVRDWLFAQVND
- a CDS encoding histidine phosphatase family protein: MTMPSHELHELWLVRHGETAWSMNGQHTSVTDLELTANGEAVAEGLAAPLSRVDFAQVLTSPRKRARRTAELAGFASAEPDEDLAEWAYGDYEGMTTPEIQESVPRWSVWTHDSPGGESAAEVAARLDRVVQRARAVDGRTLVFAHGHSLRVLAARWLGLEVAGGRMFDLDTATISVLGDDRGTPVVRRWNVSAQQ